The following proteins are co-located in the Halarcobacter sp. genome:
- the mqnP gene encoding menaquinone biosynthesis prenyltransferase MqnP — protein sequence MENIKRILNNFNELVMFKHSIFALPFIFIAMIVSSVEVNGSAWFGFKLLILGVLAAVSARNFAMGFNRYMDRDIDALNPRTINRPNVDGRVTPIQMLVFVILNALAFIVVAYFVNDLAFYLSIPILFVIGSYSYFKRFSYLAHIILGVSLGLAPIAGVVAISETITLWSVLLSIGVMFWVAGFDLLYSLQDIEVDKKLGLHSIPSKFGAKKTMLISKVFHLCTVLFWFLFAITSSSGIFAYIAVIVAAVMLTYEHILVNRDFTKIDKAFFTVNGYLGIVFFFLILIDSF from the coding sequence ATGGAAAATATAAAACGAATTTTAAACAATTTTAATGAACTAGTTATGTTCAAACACTCAATTTTTGCTTTACCTTTTATTTTTATTGCAATGATCGTTTCATCGGTTGAAGTAAATGGTAGTGCGTGGTTTGGCTTTAAATTACTTATATTAGGTGTATTAGCTGCAGTAAGTGCAAGAAATTTTGCAATGGGCTTTAATAGATATATGGATAGAGATATAGATGCACTAAATCCTAGAACAATAAATCGTCCAAATGTTGATGGGAGAGTAACTCCAATACAAATGTTGGTTTTTGTTATCTTAAATGCTTTGGCTTTTATAGTTGTTGCGTATTTTGTAAATGACTTGGCCTTTTATCTTTCAATACCTATTTTATTTGTTATTGGTTCATATTCTTATTTTAAAAGATTTTCATATTTAGCTCACATAATACTTGGTGTCTCTTTAGGATTAGCTCCAATTGCAGGTGTTGTTGCAATTAGTGAAACTATAACTTTATGGTCAGTTTTACTAAGTATAGGTGTTATGTTTTGGGTTGCTGGATTCGATTTATTATACTCTTTACAAGATATTGAAGTTGATAAAAAATTGGGCTTACATTCAATTCCTAGTAAATTTGGAGCTAAAAAAACAATGCTTATATCAAAAGTGTTCCACTTGTGTACTGTTTTATTTTGGTTTCTTTTTGCTATTACTTCAAGTAGTGGAATATTTGCTTATATTGCTGTTATAGTTGCAGCTGTTATGTTAACTTATGAACATATATTAGTAAATAGAGACTTTACAAAGATAGATAAAGCATTTTTTACTGTCAACGGTTATTTAGGGATTGTATTCTTTTTCTTGATACTTATTGACTCCTTTTGA
- a CDS encoding GGDEF domain-containing protein has protein sequence MSNKLKEVTYLTKKDLNKLDVVLPGKYTTTFENIAKVLEVDLEDKQIVIKDLSSDIDHLNNIVDQTSKNLNLIQISTQNAQQAIKDKNEQSLEEINKELKKMKEEIVSLQRQLFSDPLTSALNRKWLNEKYLKDDCFQNDGFIVFLDLNNFKNINDIYGHLIGDQVLKYLVKFLKKELSYPGVDIVRYAGDEFLLLFNRNQVTIPNINRIINDLQTKLAKQNLKSSKIDSLHFSFAYGLTTFKHNDNFDEVLEIADELMYKNKEETK, from the coding sequence ATGAGCAATAAGCTAAAAGAAGTAACATATCTAACTAAAAAAGATTTAAATAAATTAGATGTAGTATTGCCGGGGAAATATACAACAACTTTTGAAAATATTGCAAAGGTCTTAGAAGTAGATTTGGAAGATAAACAAATTGTAATAAAAGACTTAAGTAGTGATATTGACCATTTAAATAATATTGTTGATCAAACAAGTAAAAATCTTAACCTAATACAAATATCAACACAAAATGCACAACAAGCGATAAAAGATAAAAATGAACAATCTTTAGAAGAGATAAATAAAGAGTTAAAAAAGATGAAAGAAGAGATTGTCTCTTTACAAAGACAACTTTTCTCTGATCCACTAACAAGTGCTCTTAATAGAAAATGGCTAAATGAAAAGTATTTAAAAGATGATTGCTTCCAAAATGATGGATTTATTGTATTTTTAGATCTAAATAATTTTAAAAATATTAATGACATATATGGTCATCTTATAGGTGACCAAGTTTTAAAATACCTAGTAAAGTTTTTAAAAAAAGAACTAAGCTATCCTGGAGTCGATATAGTAAGGTATGCAGGGGATGAGTTTTTACTTTTATTTAATAGAAACCAAGTAACCATACCTAATATAAATAGGATAATAAATGATTTGCAAACTAAATTAGCAAAACAAAATCTAAAATCTTCAAAAATAGATAGTTTGCATTTCTCCTTTGCTTATGGATTAACAACTTTTAAGCATAATGATAACTTCGATGAGGTGTTAGAGATAGCAGATGAATTAATGTATAAAAATAAAGAAGAAACAAAGTAA